TTTCTTGGAGTCTGTTTTCCATGTATGTCAATCTTTACCTCGACTCTATTTCCAACATTTGGTGCTCCAATAACATAAGAGTTCAACATACATTCAGAATCAAAAGACGCTTGCTCGGTACAACGTAGGATAAAATGTCTGTCGATTGAAATTCCTCGTCACTTCCATGTGAGCAACAAAGGGCGAGGAGTCTTCGGAGGGGTGACTATATTCCCGTCGGCATTATAAATTATCACCCCGGAAAAGTCGGGTAGCTGACACTTGCCGCCCAGGAGAATGTTCTTCCGCCACAcagaggtggcggcggtggcggcttCTTCCTCATCGTTTTCTCTGCCATCCATGAACATGTTGCCTTCGCAGTCCGCTCGTGACTCCAAGATGACCGTGTCGTTGTGGAGCTCTATGACGGCCTCCTCCTCAAAGAAACCGTAGCACTCTTGCCagtgccgccgccgcctcctggAATGGGAAGCGCACATGAACAGCGCGAAGGCGCAGAGGAGGAGGGTCATCGCGACTAGGCCGAGCTGAGGGGCGCCCATTGCCGGGTGTGTCGATTGGAGGGGGCGAGCCATGGGAAGGGAGGGTCTAGAAGAGTGGGGTGGATGGAATTCAGGAGTGACGGTAGCACTTATATACTGGTGCCAAATGGGGTCGGTAGATGAATGGAGGATTTGGTGAATGGTTTGGTTCAGGTCAAAAGGAGATTGACATCATGATTGTGGGGGGTTTAGTTCAGTTCTtatctttgacctgcaagaACTCATCACATCAATTGGGCTTCGACTGGAAGCGATTGTTAATGAGGATTTGAGTCCTGGCGGAGGTTTGATTTTCGAATTCCATCGATGCCCTCTTTCCAGTCATCTTGGGCCTTCGAAATTAGGGCTTTTTCCTCAGAAATCCTCTTCTGGTTTTGGGCCAAAGAGGAGCGTTAAAAGAGGCTCTTGGCCACGTTCATCGGCTACCATCGATGGAGTCTTGAATTCAATCGGATAATACAATGAATAgtccttgaattttaatttataatgtGATATGATTCTtcgacttt
The window above is part of the Eucalyptus grandis isolate ANBG69807.140 chromosome 6, ASM1654582v1, whole genome shotgun sequence genome. Proteins encoded here:
- the LOC104449574 gene encoding uncharacterized protein LOC104449574 gives rise to the protein MARPLQSTHPAMGAPQLGLVAMTLLLCAFALFMCASHSRRRRRHWQECYGFFEEEAVIELHNDTVILESRADCEGNMFMDGRENDEEEAATAATSVWRKNILLGGKCQLPDFSGVIIYNADGNIVTPPKTPRPLLLTWK